A portion of the Deinococcus peraridilitoris DSM 19664 genome contains these proteins:
- a CDS encoding dihydrolipoamide acetyltransferase family protein produces MPREVVLPELAESVVEGEILKWLVNEGDSVALEQPIVEVMTDKVTVELPSPFAGTLQKKLVQEGEIVAVHAAIAVIAEAGETAGAPVQAAASMATATSIPAHAGASSAQQAVQESFENPTTAHVTLPVTAQEERSIVESGSQEDKGDDQSLFKAFASDEKLSVPTGLGRGGQSGNTAATQHGRVLAVPAARQLARELDVDLSQVQGSGPNGRVRVTDVHNYAMKQAQAAQPQAKAPTGSGMPVAPVQYKTPKGYEALESRTPLRGMRRAISNQMLASHLYTVRTLTVDEANLSKLVALRERLKGGAEASGVKLSYLPFIFKAIATALQKYPSLNTSFDEAAQEIVQKRYYNLGMAVATDAGLIVPVIRDVERKSVLQLAREILDLGTRARDGKLTPDEMAGSSFSVTNIGSIGALFSFPIINVPDAAIMGIHSIVKRPVFDENDQVVPGHMMYLSLSFDHRLVDGAEAARFCKEVIRLLENPETLLLEAI; encoded by the coding sequence GTGCCAAGAGAAGTCGTATTGCCCGAACTCGCCGAATCTGTGGTGGAAGGCGAAATCCTCAAATGGCTCGTCAATGAGGGAGACAGCGTCGCGCTGGAGCAACCGATCGTGGAGGTCATGACCGACAAAGTCACGGTGGAACTGCCCTCACCCTTCGCGGGCACCCTGCAAAAGAAGCTGGTGCAGGAAGGGGAGATCGTGGCCGTACACGCCGCCATCGCCGTCATTGCCGAAGCGGGTGAAACTGCCGGCGCTCCCGTGCAGGCCGCGGCGAGCATGGCGACCGCGACTTCGATTCCAGCACACGCAGGCGCCTCTAGCGCGCAGCAGGCCGTGCAGGAAAGCTTCGAGAACCCCACGACCGCCCACGTCACCCTGCCCGTCACCGCGCAGGAAGAACGCTCGATCGTCGAGTCGGGAAGCCAGGAAGACAAGGGTGACGACCAATCGCTCTTCAAGGCCTTTGCCAGCGACGAGAAACTCAGCGTGCCCACCGGGCTGGGGCGTGGCGGGCAGAGTGGAAACACCGCGGCGACGCAGCACGGGCGGGTGCTGGCGGTGCCCGCCGCACGGCAGCTGGCCCGTGAACTCGATGTGGACCTCTCACAGGTGCAGGGCAGTGGCCCCAACGGACGCGTGCGCGTGACCGACGTGCACAACTACGCCATGAAGCAGGCCCAGGCGGCGCAGCCGCAGGCGAAAGCTCCGACTGGCAGCGGCATGCCCGTGGCGCCGGTGCAGTACAAGACGCCCAAAGGCTACGAGGCCCTGGAAAGCCGCACCCCGCTGCGGGGCATGCGCCGCGCCATCAGCAACCAGATGCTGGCGAGCCACCTCTACACGGTGCGTACCCTCACGGTGGACGAGGCCAACCTCAGCAAGCTGGTCGCCCTGCGCGAGCGCCTGAAAGGTGGTGCCGAAGCTTCCGGCGTGAAGCTGTCCTACCTGCCCTTTATCTTCAAGGCGATTGCCACTGCGCTGCAGAAGTACCCCAGCCTCAACACGTCTTTTGACGAGGCGGCTCAGGAAATCGTGCAGAAGCGCTATTACAATCTCGGCATGGCGGTGGCGACCGACGCGGGCCTGATCGTGCCCGTCATTCGCGATGTCGAGCGCAAGAGCGTGCTGCAACTGGCGCGCGAGATTCTCGATCTCGGCACCCGCGCGCGCGACGGCAAGCTGACGCCCGACGAGATGGCGGGCAGCTCGTTCAGCGTTACCAACATCGGCTCGATCGGGGCACTCTTCAGTTTCCCGATCATCAATGTGCCAGACGCGGCCATCATGGGCATTCACAGCATCGTGAAACGGCCCGTGTTTGACGAAAACGATCAGGTCGTGCCCGGCCACATGATGTACCTGTCGCTGTCCTTCGATCACCGCCTGGTGGACGGCGCGGAGGCGGCCCGTTTCTGCAAGGAAGTCATCCGCCTGCTGGAAAACCCGGAGACTTTGCTGCTCGAAGCCATCTGA
- a CDS encoding extradiol ring-cleavage dioxygenase, with protein sequence MNPFVFACITPHGSEILEALSDDASLMARTRRSMNSLGHAMHQSAPQVIVVLTPHGTRAEGQFAIANPERLRGTVEHHDHAVVMERLVDRDLARDIAQTALADEVPTALLNYATSEGPLSCMPLDWGAIIPLAFMPEVPVVVINPPRAFEFTPHLRFGASLARAAAQCGKRVGLIASCDWSHTHAETGPYGFHEAAVKLDTQVVACIESGNFEALAAFEPRLIEDAKPDGLWQTLVLAGAIPPHVRRVEVLSYEVPTYFGMICAAVHAPKPDVQP encoded by the coding sequence ATGAACCCCTTCGTCTTTGCCTGCATCACCCCGCACGGCTCGGAAATCCTCGAAGCACTTTCGGACGACGCTTCTCTCATGGCCCGAACGCGGCGCAGCATGAACTCCTTGGGCCACGCCATGCACCAGTCCGCCCCTCAAGTCATCGTTGTCCTCACGCCGCACGGCACCCGGGCCGAAGGGCAGTTCGCCATTGCCAATCCGGAACGTCTGCGGGGCACGGTCGAGCATCACGACCACGCCGTGGTCATGGAACGCCTGGTGGACCGCGATCTCGCGCGGGATATTGCTCAGACGGCTCTTGCAGACGAAGTCCCGACCGCCCTGCTGAATTACGCGACGAGTGAAGGTCCGCTGTCGTGCATGCCGCTCGACTGGGGTGCCATTATTCCCCTCGCCTTCATGCCCGAAGTGCCCGTCGTGGTGATCAATCCACCACGCGCTTTTGAGTTCACGCCACACCTGCGTTTCGGTGCCTCGCTCGCCCGGGCCGCCGCGCAGTGCGGGAAACGCGTCGGTCTGATCGCCAGTTGCGACTGGTCACACACGCACGCGGAAACGGGACCGTACGGCTTTCACGAAGCCGCGGTGAAACTCGATACTCAGGTGGTGGCGTGCATCGAGAGCGGCAATTTCGAAGCGCTCGCGGCCTTCGAGCCTCGGTTGATCGAGGACGCCAAACCCGACGGCCTCTGGCAGACGCTGGTGCTCGCGGGAGCCATTCCACCCCACGTCCGGCGGGTCGAGGTTCTGTCGTATGAAGTGCCCACGTACTTCGGAATGATCTGCGCAGCCGTCCACGCCCCCAAACCCGACGTTCAGCCATAA
- a CDS encoding aminopeptidase, with protein MLTRMTNLTFDQKLANYADLAVRVGAGLQPGQRLLVQSPVETAPLARAIVRKAYEAGASFADVRWDDDDVVLARFSGAPDSTFEQLSQWRVDAELEVAKAGGAVISIRATDPNLLATVPPERVATYQRALSTYRKPYTSMVMTNQLNWNLVSAPIPAWAARMFPGSSPEDAVRQQWDAIFAATRADQENPVELWRAHNASLRQRKELLTQKQYRALHFSGGDTDLTVGLADDHVWGGGSSLTPGGIEFTANIPTEEVWTAPHRERVDGVVVSTKPLSYSGVLIDGIRIRFEGGRVVEATAESGQDVLCSLIDTDEGSHRLGEVALVPHSSPISRSGLFFYNTLYDENAASHIAIGSAYRFNVQGGEGMTTEQFAAKGGNESLTHVDWMIGSAEMNVDGITQDGRREAVMRAGEFVL; from the coding sequence ATGCTGACGCGCATGACCAACCTAACGTTTGATCAGAAGCTGGCGAATTACGCCGATCTTGCCGTACGCGTGGGTGCGGGGCTGCAGCCCGGCCAGCGGCTGCTGGTCCAGTCTCCCGTGGAGACCGCTCCCCTGGCACGCGCCATCGTGCGCAAAGCCTACGAGGCGGGCGCCAGTTTTGCTGACGTGCGCTGGGATGATGACGATGTGGTCCTGGCGCGCTTCTCGGGAGCGCCTGACTCAACGTTTGAGCAGCTCAGCCAGTGGCGGGTGGATGCCGAGCTGGAGGTTGCCAAGGCCGGTGGCGCGGTCATCAGCATTCGCGCCACGGACCCCAACCTGCTCGCGACCGTGCCGCCGGAGCGGGTTGCGACCTACCAGCGCGCCCTGTCGACCTACCGCAAGCCTTACACCAGCATGGTGATGACCAACCAGCTGAACTGGAACCTGGTCTCGGCGCCCATTCCTGCCTGGGCCGCGCGCATGTTTCCGGGCTCCTCGCCCGAGGACGCCGTGCGTCAGCAGTGGGACGCCATTTTTGCCGCGACACGTGCCGATCAGGAAAATCCGGTCGAACTGTGGCGCGCGCACAACGCGAGCCTGCGTCAGCGCAAGGAGCTGCTCACGCAAAAGCAGTATCGGGCGCTGCACTTCAGCGGTGGTGACACCGACCTGACGGTCGGCCTCGCCGACGATCACGTGTGGGGTGGGGGCAGCTCGCTCACGCCGGGGGGCATCGAGTTCACGGCGAACATTCCGACCGAGGAAGTCTGGACCGCGCCGCACCGCGAACGGGTGGACGGCGTGGTGGTGAGCACCAAGCCACTCTCGTACAGCGGCGTGCTGATCGACGGCATCCGCATCCGCTTCGAGGGTGGGCGGGTGGTCGAGGCCACCGCAGAGAGTGGCCAGGACGTACTGTGCAGCCTGATCGACACCGACGAGGGTTCACACCGTCTGGGTGAGGTGGCCCTGGTGCCGCACTCCTCGCCAATTTCGCGCTCGGGGCTGTTTTTCTACAACACCCTCTATGACGAGAACGCCGCGTCTCACATTGCGATCGGCAGCGCTTACCGCTTCAACGTGCAGGGTGGCGAGGGCATGACGACCGAGCAGTTCGCGGCCAAGGGCGGCAACGAGAGCCTCACACACGTCGACTGGATGATCGGCAGCGCCGAGATGAATGTCGACGGCATCACCCAGGATGGACGGCGTGAAGCTGTGATGCGCGCAGGCGAGTTCGTTCTGTAG
- a CDS encoding PQQ-dependent sugar dehydrogenase encodes MKYSMMALGAALLLSWGAAQDVKLVRVAAGFERPTVVTHAGDGSNRLFVVEQGGVIKLVKNGQLQREPFLDVSSLTRAGGERGLLGLAFDPKFKQSGRFYINYTNTNGHTVIARYTAQGDRANPSSAAVLLTIEQPYANHNGGQLAFGPDGYLYIGTGDGGGGGDPQNHGQNLSSLLGKLLRLDVSGDKYTVPKDNPFVGQNGARGEVWAYGLRNPWRFSFDRENGNLFIADVGQNKFEEINFQPGSSKGGENYGWRLKEANECFNPGSNCTRERKLVDPILQYGRSEGVSVTGGYVYRGKAVPELVGKYVYGDFGSGTVWVGERDGNRWTARRLLDTEYNISTFGQSEAGELYLTDYNSGTLYQFGK; translated from the coding sequence ATGAAGTATTCAATGATGGCCCTGGGCGCCGCCCTGCTTCTGTCGTGGGGCGCGGCGCAGGACGTGAAATTGGTGCGGGTCGCCGCGGGTTTCGAGCGGCCCACGGTGGTCACCCATGCGGGCGACGGCTCGAATCGCCTGTTCGTGGTCGAGCAGGGCGGCGTGATCAAGCTCGTCAAGAACGGGCAGCTGCAGCGTGAGCCCTTTCTTGACGTGAGCAGTTTGACGCGCGCGGGCGGCGAGCGCGGCCTGCTGGGCCTGGCCTTTGATCCGAAGTTCAAGCAAAGTGGGCGTTTTTACATCAATTACACCAATACCAACGGCCACACGGTCATCGCGCGTTACACCGCGCAGGGCGACCGCGCGAACCCCAGTTCGGCCGCCGTGCTGCTCACCATCGAGCAGCCGTATGCCAACCACAACGGCGGTCAGCTGGCCTTCGGTCCGGACGGTTACCTGTATATCGGTACGGGAGACGGGGGCGGCGGAGGTGATCCGCAGAACCACGGGCAGAACCTCAGTTCGCTGCTGGGCAAGCTGCTGCGCCTTGATGTCAGCGGCGACAAGTACACGGTGCCCAAGGACAATCCTTTTGTCGGTCAGAACGGCGCGCGGGGTGAGGTGTGGGCGTACGGTCTGCGCAACCCCTGGCGTTTCAGCTTCGACCGCGAAAACGGCAATCTCTTCATCGCCGACGTCGGCCAGAACAAGTTCGAGGAGATCAACTTCCAGCCGGGGAGCAGCAAAGGCGGCGAAAACTACGGCTGGCGGCTGAAAGAAGCGAACGAATGCTTCAACCCGGGCAGCAACTGCACGCGCGAGCGCAAGCTGGTCGACCCGATTTTGCAGTACGGCCGTTCAGAGGGCGTCTCGGTCACGGGCGGGTACGTCTATCGGGGCAAGGCCGTGCCCGAACTGGTCGGGAAGTACGTTTACGGCGACTTTGGCAGCGGCACGGTCTGGGTTGGGGAGCGCGATGGCAACCGCTGGACCGCGCGCCGCCTGCTCGACACCGAGTACAACATCTCAACCTTCGGGCAGAGTGAAGCGGGCGAGTTGTACCTCACCGACTACAACTCGGGAACCCTGTACCAGTTCGGGAAGTAA
- a CDS encoding alpha/beta fold hydrolase: MSSSYRTPGLIITDHEFQLPLDHTDPHSRSITVFAREVARPDGQERPFLVFFQGGPGFEAPRPLTAQQPAWLPRALQDFRVLLLDQRGTGRSSPIGLLSGMTPAEQAAYLRHFRADSIVRDAEAIRQALGVERWSVLGQSFGGFCVTTYLSSAPEGLREAFITGGLPALGHHPDEVYHATYARVLERNKRFYERYPQNRQRVTELLTYLEGEDVRLPGGDRLTARRFRQLGHLLGMSDGLERLHYLLESPFTSPAFLYDVQSALSFGRNPVYAVLHEACWADACISGWSAQRVMPEAFAAPEMLTGEMVFPWMFEEYAALRPLRDAAELLAREPWGALYDATRLRKNSVPLAAAVYAEDMYVERSFSEETAALIGGARVWLTNEYEHDGLRVDGERVLGRLIDLTRGGV; encoded by the coding sequence ATGTCCTCGTCCTACCGTACGCCCGGTCTGATCATCACAGATCATGAATTCCAGCTTCCCCTCGATCACACTGACCCGCACAGTCGGAGCATCACGGTGTTCGCGCGGGAGGTCGCGCGGCCTGACGGGCAGGAGCGGCCATTTCTGGTGTTTTTCCAGGGTGGGCCGGGTTTCGAGGCGCCCCGACCCCTCACAGCGCAGCAGCCCGCGTGGCTGCCGCGCGCTTTGCAGGACTTCCGGGTGTTGCTGCTGGACCAGCGGGGCACAGGCCGGTCTTCTCCGATCGGGCTGCTTTCCGGCATGACACCGGCAGAGCAGGCCGCGTACCTGCGGCATTTCCGGGCGGACTCGATCGTGCGTGACGCGGAAGCCATCCGGCAGGCACTCGGGGTGGAACGCTGGAGTGTGCTGGGGCAGAGTTTCGGTGGGTTCTGCGTCACGACGTACCTGTCCAGCGCACCCGAGGGCTTGAGGGAGGCGTTCATCACCGGGGGCCTACCGGCGCTGGGACATCATCCGGATGAGGTGTACCACGCGACCTATGCGCGCGTACTGGAACGCAACAAACGGTTTTACGAGCGCTACCCGCAAAACCGGCAGCGCGTGACCGAACTCCTGACGTACCTGGAAGGAGAGGATGTCCGGCTGCCCGGCGGGGACCGCTTGACCGCCCGACGCTTCCGGCAGCTCGGTCATCTGCTGGGCATGAGCGACGGGCTGGAGAGACTGCATTACCTGCTGGAATCGCCTTTCACATCCCCGGCGTTTCTGTATGACGTGCAGAGCGCGTTGTCTTTCGGACGCAATCCGGTGTACGCGGTGCTGCATGAAGCCTGCTGGGCGGACGCCTGTATTTCAGGCTGGTCCGCCCAGCGCGTGATGCCGGAGGCGTTTGCAGCGCCGGAAATGCTGACAGGTGAGATGGTGTTTCCGTGGATGTTCGAGGAGTACGCGGCGCTGCGACCGTTGCGTGATGCGGCCGAGTTACTGGCACGTGAACCGTGGGGTGCGCTGTACGACGCAACGCGCCTGCGGAAGAACTCAGTGCCGCTTGCGGCGGCGGTGTACGCGGAGGACATGTACGTCGAACGGTCTTTTTCCGAGGAGACGGCCGCGCTGATTGGGGGTGCGCGGGTGTGGCTCACGAACGAGTACGAACACGACGGCTTGCGCGTGGATGGGGAGCGCGTGCTGGGCCGGTTGATCGATCTGACCCGCGGAGGGGTATGA
- the lpdA gene encoding dihydrolipoyl dehydrogenase has protein sequence MTQNSVDYDLLVIGAGPGGYHAAIRAAQLGLKVACAEMGNVGGVCLNVGCIPTKALLHAGEGIRGAKHAEDFGLTFGEPKMDIAKLNGWKDGIVKRLTGGVSALFKANKVTHLVGEARFLDAHTVQVGGQKVTARSFIIATGSEPANLPPFPVDQQKIVDSTGALMVPDPLPKRFLAIGAGAIGLEFAQVYHNLGSSVKVIEFAPQVVPAADADAANTFAKILRKQGIAIDLGTKANGFTERDGELHVELEDVTTGEKRVEVYDRVLVAVGRRPRSANLGLEVAGVQVNERGFIGVNKKMQTSTPHIYAIGDVVGNPMLAHKAMKEGLVAAEVIAGKKSEMDVVAIPAVVYTTPELAWVGLTEAEAKAKGYTVKTGNFPLSASGRAMTLGDTDGFVKMISDAKTDLVLGAHIVAPHASDFLSEVGLALEMAATVTDISLTVHAHPTLSESVLEAAENIHKQAIHIMNR, from the coding sequence ATGACTCAGAACTCGGTGGACTATGACCTGCTGGTAATCGGCGCCGGTCCCGGCGGATACCACGCCGCCATCCGCGCCGCGCAACTCGGTCTCAAGGTGGCGTGTGCCGAGATGGGCAACGTCGGTGGCGTGTGCCTCAACGTCGGCTGCATTCCGACCAAGGCGCTCCTGCACGCGGGCGAGGGGATTCGCGGCGCCAAGCACGCCGAGGACTTCGGCCTGACCTTCGGCGAGCCGAAAATGGACATCGCCAAGCTCAACGGCTGGAAGGACGGCATTGTCAAGCGCCTCACGGGCGGCGTCTCGGCTCTTTTCAAGGCCAACAAGGTCACACACCTCGTGGGCGAAGCGCGCTTTCTGGACGCCCACACCGTACAGGTGGGCGGCCAGAAAGTCACGGCCAGAAGCTTTATCATCGCGACCGGCTCCGAGCCCGCAAATCTGCCGCCCTTTCCGGTCGATCAGCAGAAAATCGTGGACTCCACCGGCGCGCTGATGGTGCCCGACCCCCTCCCCAAGCGCTTTCTGGCCATCGGAGCGGGCGCCATCGGCTTGGAATTCGCGCAGGTCTACCACAACCTGGGCAGCAGCGTGAAGGTCATCGAATTTGCGCCGCAGGTCGTACCGGCCGCCGACGCGGACGCCGCGAACACCTTTGCCAAGATTCTGCGCAAACAGGGCATCGCCATCGATCTCGGCACCAAGGCCAACGGTTTCACCGAGCGTGACGGGGAACTGCACGTGGAGCTGGAGGATGTTACCACGGGCGAAAAGCGGGTCGAGGTCTACGACCGCGTGCTGGTCGCGGTCGGGCGCCGTCCGCGCAGCGCGAATCTGGGCCTCGAGGTAGCGGGCGTGCAGGTCAACGAGCGGGGCTTCATCGGCGTCAACAAGAAGATGCAGACCAGCACGCCGCACATCTACGCCATCGGTGACGTCGTGGGGAACCCTATGCTGGCGCACAAGGCCATGAAAGAGGGCCTGGTCGCCGCCGAGGTGATCGCCGGCAAGAAAAGCGAGATGGACGTCGTGGCGATTCCCGCGGTGGTGTACACCACGCCCGAACTGGCCTGGGTGGGCCTCACCGAAGCCGAAGCCAAGGCCAAAGGCTACACCGTCAAGACCGGTAACTTTCCGCTGTCGGCCTCGGGCCGCGCCATGACCCTGGGCGACACCGACGGTTTTGTCAAGATGATCAGCGACGCCAAAACCGATCTGGTGCTAGGCGCGCACATCGTCGCGCCGCACGCGAGCGATTTCCTCAGCGAGGTGGGCCTGGCGCTTGAGATGGCTGCCACCGTCACCGACATCAGCCTCACCGTGCACGCCCACCCTACCCTCAGTGAAAGCGTGCTCGAAGCCGCTGAGAACATCCACAAGCAGGCCATTCACATCATGAACCGCTGA
- a CDS encoding alpha-ketoacid dehydrogenase subunit beta — protein sequence MTAIQEKQQPQQQGATAGGRLLTLTLIQAVTLAMREELRRDDRVVIFGEDVGARGGVFLATEGLQDEFGARRVFDTPLSEASIAGAAVGMAVRGMRPIAEIQFADYIFPAFDQIVSQAAKIRYRSGGQFSAPLVIRSPSGGGVRGGHHHSQSPEAYFAHTPGLQVVMPSTPYDAKGLLKAAVRSDDPVLYFEPKRLYRAAKGEVPEGDYTVEIGKAAVRREGSDLSIIGYGGVMPDALKAAEALEKEGVSVEVIDLRSIVPWDKEAVLASVAKTGRALLVSEAPRTANFMGEVAYCIQEELFDSLLAPVGQVAGFDTPYPYAFDKTYLPGAGRMLRAAVKLLGY from the coding sequence GTGACGGCTATTCAGGAAAAACAGCAGCCGCAACAGCAGGGCGCCACGGCGGGCGGGCGACTGCTCACCCTGACCCTCATTCAGGCCGTCACCCTCGCCATGCGCGAGGAACTGCGCCGCGACGACCGGGTCGTGATCTTCGGCGAGGACGTCGGCGCGCGCGGTGGGGTGTTCCTCGCCACCGAAGGCCTGCAGGACGAGTTTGGCGCGCGCCGGGTGTTCGACACGCCCCTCAGCGAGGCCAGCATTGCGGGAGCGGCCGTCGGCATGGCCGTGCGTGGCATGCGCCCCATCGCCGAAATTCAGTTCGCCGACTACATCTTTCCGGCCTTCGACCAGATCGTTTCGCAGGCCGCCAAGATCCGCTACCGCTCGGGGGGGCAGTTCAGCGCGCCCCTCGTCATCCGTTCGCCCAGCGGCGGCGGCGTGCGCGGCGGGCACCACCACAGCCAGAGCCCGGAGGCCTACTTCGCGCACACGCCCGGTTTGCAGGTCGTGATGCCCTCGACGCCCTACGACGCCAAGGGCCTCCTCAAGGCGGCCGTGCGCAGCGATGACCCGGTGCTGTACTTCGAGCCCAAGCGGCTGTACCGCGCCGCCAAAGGTGAGGTGCCCGAGGGCGATTACACCGTCGAGATCGGCAAGGCCGCGGTGCGCCGTGAGGGCAGCGATCTCTCGATCATCGGCTACGGTGGCGTGATGCCCGACGCTCTCAAGGCCGCCGAGGCGCTGGAGAAGGAAGGGGTCAGCGTCGAGGTGATCGACCTGCGCTCGATCGTGCCCTGGGACAAGGAAGCGGTGCTCGCCAGCGTCGCCAAGACGGGCCGCGCCCTGCTGGTCAGCGAGGCGCCACGCACCGCCAACTTCATGGGCGAGGTGGCGTACTGCATTCAGGAAGAGCTGTTCGACAGCCTGCTTGCGCCGGTCGGCCAGGTGGCAGGGTTCGACACGCCCTACCCGTACGCCTTTGACAAGACCTACCTGCCTGGCGCGGGCCGCATGCTGCGCGCCGCCGTGAAGCTGCTGGGCTACTGA
- a CDS encoding thiamine pyrophosphate-dependent dehydrogenase E1 component subunit alpha: MYKPFTEKPIQKVGEDGRKIGRWTLEHSETQLRALHRDMLRARVFDDKLITLLRQGKTTFYAQCSGMEATQVGIAHGVRSGHDWFWPYYRDQGVALALGISMRDLMAQCLGMAGDLNKGRQMPHHFGVKNFNLASISSSIANQVAPATGTAMAQKYLGTDEITVCTFGDGATSEGDWHAGLNMAGVNKAPILFVCENNQWAISVGVAHQTASENIAIKAKAYGMPGYYVDGQDVLAVQSVVQEVAERVRAGEGPALIECLTYRLGSHSNADADAEKRYRNREEVEEWKNRDPIARFERFLANEGLTIDADEKAGMRAEISRELDEAIAWAESTGEPHWPTMFDDVYAEIPPHLIEQRELVRAEQEG, from the coding sequence ATGTACAAGCCGTTTACCGAAAAGCCGATCCAGAAGGTCGGCGAGGACGGCCGGAAAATCGGGCGCTGGACGCTGGAACACAGCGAAACGCAGCTGCGTGCGCTTCACCGCGACATGCTGCGGGCCCGCGTCTTCGACGACAAGCTGATCACCTTGCTCCGCCAGGGCAAGACCACCTTCTACGCGCAGTGCAGCGGCATGGAAGCCACCCAGGTCGGCATCGCGCACGGCGTGCGCAGCGGCCACGACTGGTTCTGGCCCTACTACCGTGACCAGGGCGTGGCGCTCGCGCTGGGCATCAGCATGCGCGACCTGATGGCGCAGTGCCTCGGCATGGCCGGTGACCTCAACAAGGGCCGCCAGATGCCGCACCACTTCGGCGTCAAGAACTTCAACCTCGCCTCGATCAGCTCCTCGATTGCCAACCAGGTGGCTCCGGCCACCGGCACCGCCATGGCGCAGAAGTATCTCGGTACCGACGAGATCACCGTCTGCACCTTCGGAGACGGCGCGACGAGTGAGGGTGACTGGCACGCCGGCCTCAACATGGCCGGGGTGAACAAGGCCCCCATCCTGTTCGTCTGCGAAAACAACCAGTGGGCGATCAGCGTGGGCGTGGCGCACCAGACCGCCAGCGAGAACATCGCCATCAAGGCCAAGGCATACGGCATGCCCGGCTACTATGTCGACGGCCAGGACGTGCTGGCCGTCCAGAGCGTCGTGCAGGAAGTCGCCGAGCGCGTGCGCGCCGGAGAAGGCCCGGCGCTCATCGAGTGCCTCACCTACCGCCTGGGATCGCACTCCAACGCGGACGCCGACGCCGAGAAGCGATACCGCAACCGCGAGGAAGTCGAGGAGTGGAAGAACCGCGACCCGATCGCGCGCTTTGAGCGCTTTCTGGCCAATGAGGGCCTGACCATCGACGCCGACGAGAAAGCAGGGATGCGCGCCGAGATCAGCCGTGAGCTCGACGAGGCCATCGCCTGGGCCGAGTCGACGGGTGAGCCCCACTGGCCGACGATGTTCGACGACGTATACGCCGAAATTCCACCGCACCTGATCGAGCAGCGCGAACTGGTGCGCGCAGAGCAGGAGGGATGA
- a CDS encoding prohibitin family protein → MFGEIGVLLAFIGVGLIIFSRVRQLPFTRTGWAVLGAGALIAAVGSALVVIPAGQAGVVFSALRGVRPTTLGEGIHFVTPAVDSVIPYDVRLQELTLSRIGEDGRGADESIQARSKEGLGITADVTVQFRVKREEAALLHKELGPNYITTVIRPQVRSKVRDGVGQFNAADLISTQRAALEGQITQSLREVFERNHLELVGVLLRELRIPESVAKAIEEKQTAEQQVAVERNRLQQANIAAQRKVVEARAESDAAIARAEGESRALSLRGKALKENPEIIQLTVAEKLSPGIQTVMLPSDGNFLMDVGSLTRARSSQP, encoded by the coding sequence ATGTTTGGAGAAATCGGAGTCTTACTGGCGTTCATCGGCGTGGGTCTCATCATCTTTTCGCGCGTGCGGCAGCTCCCGTTTACCAGGACCGGCTGGGCCGTGCTGGGTGCCGGAGCGCTCATTGCGGCGGTCGGGAGCGCGTTGGTTGTCATTCCCGCCGGTCAGGCGGGCGTGGTCTTCAGCGCACTGCGCGGCGTGCGCCCCACTACCCTCGGCGAAGGCATTCACTTCGTGACGCCCGCCGTGGACAGCGTAATTCCCTACGATGTCCGTCTGCAGGAGCTGACCTTGTCACGTATCGGTGAGGATGGACGCGGCGCGGACGAGAGTATTCAGGCGCGCTCCAAGGAAGGCCTGGGGATCACTGCCGACGTGACGGTGCAGTTTCGGGTGAAGCGCGAGGAAGCGGCGCTGCTGCACAAGGAACTGGGGCCCAACTACATCACGACCGTCATTCGTCCACAGGTGCGCAGCAAGGTGCGTGACGGCGTGGGGCAGTTCAATGCCGCCGATCTGATCAGCACCCAGCGCGCCGCGCTGGAAGGGCAGATTACCCAGTCCTTGCGTGAAGTCTTCGAGCGCAACCACCTCGAACTGGTCGGTGTGCTGTTGCGCGAGCTGCGCATTCCCGAGTCGGTGGCCAAGGCCATCGAGGAAAAGCAGACTGCCGAGCAGCAGGTGGCCGTCGAGCGCAACCGCCTGCAGCAGGCCAACATCGCCGCACAGCGCAAGGTGGTCGAGGCGCGCGCCGAATCGGACGCGGCCATCGCGCGTGCAGAAGGCGAATCGCGTGCCCTCTCCCTGCGCGGCAAGGCCCTCAAGGAAAACCCCGAGATCATTCAGCTGACCGTCGCCGAGAAGCTCTCGCCGGGCATCCAGACCGTTATGCTGCCCAGTGACGGCAACTTCCTGATGGATGTCGGTTCGCTGACCCGCGCCCGCAGCAGCCAGCCCTGA
- the cutA gene encoding divalent-cation tolerance protein CutA produces MAIVVLVTVPPDRAAEFARTLVGERLAGCVNILSGVQSVYRWQGDVADDSEALLIIKTEEAQYPALEKRIIELHPYDIPEVIALPIERAWPPFLGWLGDSVRTP; encoded by the coding sequence ATGGCCATTGTTGTGCTGGTGACCGTGCCCCCTGACCGGGCAGCGGAATTCGCGCGTACCCTTGTCGGCGAGCGCCTGGCAGGCTGCGTCAACATCCTGAGCGGAGTCCAGTCCGTTTACCGCTGGCAGGGTGATGTCGCCGACGACAGCGAAGCGTTACTGATCATCAAAACAGAAGAAGCGCAATATCCGGCGCTGGAGAAGCGCATCATCGAGCTGCACCCCTACGATATTCCCGAGGTGATCGCGCTGCCCATCGAACGGGCCTGGCCGCCTTTTCTGGGCTGGCTCGGCGACAGTGTACGGACACCCTGA